One part of the Bacteroidota bacterium genome encodes these proteins:
- the serS gene encoding serine--tRNA ligase translates to MLQINYIRENAEAVKAGLAKKQFKNIAAVDELLRLDEDKRKAQVEAENNAAESNQLAKKIGELMKAGNKAEAESIKTRTSELKESAKQLEERLKQLEEEIFNVLVTFPNLPTSVVPEGKTPEENVNVLTKGEKPVLHEGAMPHWELAAKYNLIDFELGNKITGAGFPVYKGKGARLQRALINFFLDEATKAGYHEIMPPLMINAESGFGTGQLPDKEGQMYHVTVDDLYLIPTAEVPITNLYRDVILKEEELPIKNVGYTPCFRREAGSYGAHVRGLNRLHQFDKVEIVQIAHPNQSAAILDEMVMHVQGLLEKLELPYRILCLCGGDMGFAAAITYDFETYSAAQDRWLEVSSTSCFETFQSNRMKCRYKGADGKNHLVHTLNGSALALPRIVATLLENHQTPEGIKIPKALVPYTGFDMIN, encoded by the coding sequence ATGTTACAAATAAATTATATACGTGAAAATGCTGAAGCAGTTAAGGCTGGTTTAGCTAAAAAGCAGTTTAAAAACATAGCTGCTGTTGATGAATTGTTGCGTTTAGATGAAGACAAACGCAAAGCGCAAGTAGAAGCGGAGAACAATGCTGCAGAATCCAACCAATTAGCTAAAAAAATTGGTGAGTTAATGAAAGCAGGTAACAAAGCCGAAGCTGAATCCATCAAAACACGTACTTCCGAATTGAAGGAAAGCGCTAAACAATTAGAAGAGCGTTTAAAACAATTAGAAGAGGAAATATTTAATGTGTTGGTTACTTTCCCTAATTTACCTACCAGTGTAGTACCTGAAGGTAAAACACCTGAAGAGAATGTAAATGTATTAACCAAAGGCGAAAAACCTGTATTGCACGAAGGTGCTATGCCTCATTGGGAGTTAGCGGCTAAGTACAATTTAATTGACTTTGAATTGGGTAATAAAATTACCGGTGCGGGTTTTCCTGTGTATAAAGGCAAAGGTGCCCGTTTGCAACGTGCGTTGATTAATTTCTTTTTAGATGAAGCTACTAAAGCTGGTTACCATGAAATAATGCCTCCTTTGATGATTAATGCAGAGAGTGGTTTTGGTACAGGCCAGTTGCCTGATAAGGAAGGACAAATGTACCATGTAACAGTGGACGATTTATATTTAATACCAACGGCTGAAGTGCCTATAACCAATTTATACCGTGATGTAATTTTAAAGGAAGAAGAATTGCCTATTAAAAACGTAGGTTATACGCCTTGTTTCAGACGTGAGGCCGGAAGTTATGGCGCACACGTACGTGGTTTAAATCGTTTACACCAGTTTGATAAAGTAGAAATTGTACAAATAGCCCATCCTAATCAATCGGCTGCTATTTTAGACGAAATGGTTATGCATGTACAAGGACTTTTAGAAAAATTAGAATTACCATACCGTATACTTTGTTTATGTGGTGGCGATATGGGCTTTGCTGCAGCCATTACTTACGATTTTGAAACATACAGTGCTGCCCAAGACAGATGGTTAGAAGTAAGCAGTACCTCATGCTTTGAAACATTCCAATCAAACAGAATGAAATGTCGTTACAAAGGTGCTGATGGTAAAAACCATTTGGTACATACTTTAAACGGAAGTGCTTTGGCATTACCTCGTATAGTTGCTACTTTACTGGAAAACCACCAAACACCAGAAGGTATAAAAATACCTAAGGCATTGGTTCCTTATACAGGCTTTGATATGATTAACTAA
- a CDS encoding TlpA disulfide reductase family protein, whose product MRNIFIILLLSSFVACGNSMTTEANGGKKGFVITGSVKNAKGSINIQEITNTGLLFLDSSAILADGTFELNGTVKEKTFCVIRLPKGDIVAMVDSNSNFELNIDAEKIDEYTVKNSPENSDLKKLLAINAASTGEMAALEKKYGAMYGNTMPPASEQDKIRREFDSITKNNERQLRTAIESMNTVVPFFATNFMMPDADYEFLNGIDKKLFTKFQNSKYATVLHNRVLSMAATATGSMAPEIKLNDPYGKEFSLSQLRGKVVMIDFWASWCAPCRKDNPRVVAMYNKYKDKGFEILGVSLDNNREKWINAINQDKLTWYHVSDLLQWSTPLLKTYNFEAIPHTVLVDKDGKIIATKLRGEALEAKLKEIFGF is encoded by the coding sequence ATGAGAAATATATTTATTATACTGCTATTAAGCAGTTTTGTTGCCTGTGGTAACTCAATGACTACCGAAGCAAATGGAGGCAAAAAAGGTTTTGTTATTACCGGTTCGGTTAAAAATGCCAAAGGCAGCATCAATATACAGGAAATCACCAATACTGGTTTATTGTTCTTAGATAGCTCGGCTATATTAGCTGATGGTACTTTTGAGTTAAACGGCACGGTGAAAGAAAAAACCTTTTGTGTTATTCGTTTACCTAAAGGCGATATTGTGGCTATGGTTGACAGTAACAGTAATTTTGAACTAAATATTGATGCAGAGAAAATTGATGAATACACGGTAAAAAATTCACCTGAAAACAGCGATTTGAAAAAGCTATTGGCTATTAATGCAGCAAGCACCGGAGAGATGGCAGCATTGGAAAAAAAATATGGTGCTATGTATGGCAACACTATGCCTCCAGCAAGTGAGCAAGATAAAATAAGAAGAGAGTTTGACAGCATTACCAAAAATAACGAAAGACAATTGAGAACGGCTATTGAATCAATGAATACTGTTGTACCGTTTTTTGCTACTAACTTTATGATGCCAGACGCTGATTATGAGTTTTTGAACGGCATTGATAAAAAGTTATTTACCAAATTTCAAAACTCGAAATATGCAACAGTATTGCACAACAGGGTATTGAGTATGGCTGCTACTGCAACAGGTAGTATGGCTCCTGAAATAAAATTAAACGATCCGTACGGAAAAGAGTTTTCATTAAGCCAGCTAAGAGGTAAAGTAGTAATGATTGATTTTTGGGCTAGCTGGTGTGCGCCTTGCCGCAAAGACAATCCGCGTGTAGTGGCTATGTACAATAAATACAAAGACAAAGGTTTTGAAATATTGGGTGTGAGCTTGGATAACAACCGCGAAAAATGGATTAATGCCATTAACCAGGATAAATTAACATGGTACCATGTAAGTGATTTGTTACAGTGGAGTACACCATTGCTTAAAACGTATAATTTTGAAGCGATACCTCATACTGTTTTAGTTGACAAAGACGGTAAAATTATAGCCACTAAATTACGTGGTGAAGCATTAGAAGCTAAGTTGAAAGAGATTTTTGGATTTTAA
- the gatB gene encoding Asp-tRNA(Asn)/Glu-tRNA(Gln) amidotransferase subunit GatB, which translates to MSESIYNKYETVIGLEVHAQMLTKSKAYCADEYEYGAMPNTQVSPISLGHPGTLPKHNLEVVKCAVKMGLALGCTIAGYQYYARKNYFYADLPKGYQITQDKTPICTGGFVEIKLKDQEPKQIGITRIHMEEDSGKSIHDQDVYNTLIDLNRAGVPLIEIVTEPDIKTGEEAYQYLTEIRKLVRYLDICDGNMEEGSLRCDANISVMLKGSKVFGTKVEVKNMNSFKNVERAIDFEIKRQIDAIEAGATIVQETRTFDAQKGITITLRTKEGAADYRYFPEPDLPPLRVTQTFIDEVKQQMPALPKALFDKYTKELGLTEYDANVLTENKEIAHYFEQILLNTTNTKAAANWVMGAIKSYLNEQAVTISEFVLKPTQIAEIIALIDGGKISSSAAQKVFSGLVQKVNETAENIAIELNLIQESNSDELQKWIDEAIAANPAKVAEYKAGKQSLVGMFMGDVMKLSKGKADPKIASKLVKESLDKA; encoded by the coding sequence ATGAGCGAATCAATTTACAATAAATACGAAACAGTAATTGGGTTAGAAGTGCATGCACAAATGCTTACCAAAAGTAAAGCGTATTGCGCTGATGAATATGAATATGGTGCAATGCCCAATACCCAAGTTAGTCCTATTAGTTTAGGTCATCCGGGTACATTGCCTAAACATAATTTAGAGGTAGTAAAATGTGCTGTAAAAATGGGTTTAGCCCTTGGATGTACTATAGCCGGTTACCAATATTATGCGCGTAAAAATTATTTTTATGCCGATTTACCTAAAGGTTATCAAATAACACAAGACAAAACACCTATTTGTACAGGTGGTTTTGTAGAAATAAAATTAAAAGACCAGGAACCTAAACAAATTGGTATTACCCGTATTCATATGGAAGAAGATTCGGGTAAAAGTATTCATGACCAGGATGTTTACAATACCTTAATTGATTTGAACAGAGCTGGAGTTCCGTTGATAGAAATTGTAACGGAACCTGATATAAAAACAGGTGAAGAGGCTTACCAATATTTAACAGAAATAAGAAAACTGGTTCGTTACCTTGATATATGCGATGGTAATATGGAAGAAGGCAGTTTGCGTTGCGATGCCAATATTTCAGTAATGTTGAAGGGGAGTAAAGTATTTGGAACCAAAGTAGAGGTTAAAAACATGAACTCGTTTAAAAACGTAGAACGTGCTATTGATTTTGAAATAAAACGCCAGATAGATGCCATAGAAGCAGGTGCTACTATAGTGCAGGAAACCCGCACATTTGATGCGCAAAAAGGAATTACTATTACTTTACGTACTAAAGAAGGTGCAGCTGATTACCGTTATTTCCCTGAGCCGGATTTACCACCTTTGCGTGTTACACAAACCTTTATTGATGAAGTAAAACAACAAATGCCGGCATTGCCTAAAGCATTATTTGATAAGTACACTAAAGAGCTGGGTTTAACGGAATACGATGCCAATGTATTGACGGAGAATAAAGAAATTGCCCATTACTTTGAGCAAATTTTATTGAATACTACCAATACCAAAGCAGCAGCTAATTGGGTAATGGGTGCTATTAAATCGTATTTAAATGAGCAAGCTGTAACCATTAGTGAGTTTGTTTTAAAACCTACGCAAATAGCTGAAATTATTGCTTTGATTGATGGTGGGAAAATAAGCAGCAGTGCTGCTCAAAAAGTGTTTTCAGGGTTGGTTCAAAAGGTGAATGAAACAGCTGAGAATATTGCCATTGAGTTGAACTTAATCCAGGAAAGTAATTCGGATGAATTGCAAAAATGGATTGATGAAGCCATAGCTGCTAACCCCGCTAAGGTTGCTGAATACAAAGCAGGTAAACAAAGTTTAGTAGGTATGTTTATGGGTGATGTAATGAAGCTGAGCAAAGGCAAAGCTGACCCTAAAATAGCAAGTAAACTGGTGAAAGAATCTTTAGATAAAGCTTAA
- a CDS encoding peptidylprolyl isomerase, whose translation MKKAEIHTAKGVMTIEFYEQDAPNTVANFVKLAESGFYNGVTFHRVIPNFVIQGGDPTGTGAGGPGYKIDCELTGNNQYHDKGVLSMAHAGRNTGGSQFFICHSRDNTAHLDRNHTCFGKVVSGVEVIDQIRQGDVMDKVVIIEG comes from the coding sequence ATGAAAAAAGCAGAAATACATACCGCAAAAGGTGTCATGACAATTGAGTTCTACGAACAAGATGCACCAAACACAGTAGCCAATTTTGTTAAGTTAGCTGAAAGTGGATTTTACAACGGAGTAACCTTTCATAGGGTAATTCCTAATTTTGTGATACAAGGTGGCGACCCAACAGGAACAGGGGCTGGTGGACCAGGTTACAAAATTGATTGTGAGTTAACAGGTAATAACCAATACCATGATAAAGGTGTATTATCAATGGCTCATGCCGGAAGAAATACAGGTGGTTCGCAATTTTTTATATGCCATAGCCGCGACAATACAGCCCATTTAGACAGAAACCATACTTGTTTTGGTAAAGTAGTATCCGGTGTAGAAGTAATTGATCAAATTCGTCAAGGTGACGTAATGGATAAAGTGGTAATTATTGAAGGATAA